The following are from one region of the Rosistilla carotiformis genome:
- a CDS encoding sulfatase family protein, which produces MRTLLLFLLVSVPTIAMTADRPNILYIMSDDHAAPAISAYGSRLANVAPTPHIDRLAKEGALFTNAFCTNSICSPSRACVMTGQYNHTNGAFDLSGRVAPGEQMLAIQMGKAGYQTAMIGKWHLHHEPADFDYYCVLPGQGKYHDPEFLVRGDKPWGKNKLQFPGKHSSDAITDLTLDWLKDGWNQEQPFFLMHHYKAPHDYFENAERYESYLADVQIPEPDTLWHRDPKFGSLATRGANDELLPHIGTSIGGRNLRRSYLGDLPSLYPNEFPKDFDAAKYSDEENTRLAYQAYLKKYLRCVKGIDDNLGRLFQHLEQTGQIDNTIIIYTGDQGFMLGEHDYQDKRWMFEESQRMPFLVRYPKSVPAGKRYDTIIENVDYAPTMLALAGAEIPASVQGRSFKSLLETGNEPADWKQAAYYRYWMHMAHHDNPGHLGIRTKTHKLIYFYGCNYDGGYQTPAGWELYDLVNDPQETRNLYDDPNQAERVTELKAQLARLRQSVGDDGSHHPKCEAIVQEFWDYDEADRAKARKISHQYLQRRQAELKAGKLNTRTWQGE; this is translated from the coding sequence ATGCGGACGTTGCTGCTGTTTTTGCTCGTCTCTGTACCAACGATCGCGATGACCGCCGATCGCCCCAACATTCTTTACATCATGTCGGACGATCACGCCGCGCCGGCGATCTCCGCTTACGGCAGCCGCCTAGCCAACGTTGCCCCGACGCCTCACATCGATCGATTGGCGAAAGAGGGTGCGTTGTTCACCAACGCCTTCTGCACCAATTCGATCTGTTCGCCATCGCGGGCGTGCGTGATGACGGGCCAATACAACCACACCAACGGCGCGTTTGATCTCAGCGGCCGCGTGGCTCCCGGCGAACAGATGCTGGCGATTCAGATGGGCAAGGCGGGTTACCAAACCGCGATGATCGGCAAGTGGCACCTGCACCATGAACCGGCGGACTTCGATTATTACTGTGTGCTCCCCGGCCAAGGGAAATACCACGACCCGGAGTTTTTGGTTCGTGGCGACAAGCCGTGGGGGAAAAACAAGCTACAGTTTCCGGGCAAACATTCCAGCGATGCGATCACCGACCTGACGCTCGATTGGTTGAAAGATGGCTGGAATCAAGAGCAGCCATTCTTCTTGATGCATCATTATAAAGCGCCTCACGATTACTTCGAAAACGCCGAGCGCTACGAGTCGTACCTGGCCGACGTCCAGATCCCCGAGCCCGATACGCTGTGGCATCGCGATCCCAAGTTTGGATCGCTGGCCACGCGAGGCGCCAACGACGAACTGCTGCCTCATATCGGCACGTCGATCGGCGGACGCAATCTGCGGCGTTCCTACCTTGGTGATCTACCGTCACTCTATCCTAACGAGTTCCCCAAGGACTTTGATGCCGCCAAATACAGCGACGAAGAAAACACACGGCTCGCCTACCAGGCCTACTTAAAGAAGTACCTCCGCTGCGTCAAAGGGATCGACGACAACCTGGGCCGGTTATTCCAACACCTGGAACAAACGGGGCAGATCGACAACACGATCATCATCTACACCGGCGACCAGGGTTTTATGCTGGGCGAGCACGACTACCAGGACAAGCGTTGGATGTTCGAAGAATCGCAGCGGATGCCGTTTCTGGTCCGCTATCCCAAAAGCGTTCCGGCGGGGAAGCGGTACGACACGATCATCGAAAACGTCGACTACGCCCCGACGATGCTCGCGTTGGCGGGCGCCGAGATCCCCGCTTCGGTACAGGGGCGTTCGTTTAAGTCGCTGCTGGAGACCGGCAACGAACCGGCCGACTGGAAGCAAGCCGCTTATTATCGCTATTGGATGCACATGGCTCACCACGACAATCCGGGGCATTTAGGCATTCGAACCAAGACGCACAAGCTGATCTACTTCTACGGCTGCAATTACGACGGCGGATATCAAACGCCGGCGGGCTGGGAGCTTTACGATTTGGTGAACGATCCGCAGGAGACGAGGAACCTCTACGACGATCCCAACCAAGCGGAACGGGTGACTGAGCTGAAAGCTCAACTGGCTCGGCTGCGTCAAAGCGTGGGAGACGACGGCAGCCATCATCCGAAGTGCGAGGCGATCGTGCAGGAGTTCTGGGACTACGACGAAGCCGATCGCGCCAAGGCGAGGAAGATCTCCCACCAATACCTTCAGCGCCGCCAGGCCGAACTGAAAGCGGGCAAACTGAATACGCGAACGTG